The following nucleotide sequence is from Molothrus ater isolate BHLD 08-10-18 breed brown headed cowbird chromosome 12, BPBGC_Mater_1.1, whole genome shotgun sequence.
taatgtgcagctcagcacagaaaagaaaaaagattttggaCGCTGCCTGGCCCAAAGGGCTTTTTTGACTTTTCAAATGCTCTGAATCTGTCTGCCTTAAGGGTACAGGTTCTTCCCACAACACTGAGGCCAGGattattaaaacaaatgaaaagaacaGTCACCAGGATGGCAGTGAGGCATCTGaaaatggggctggggcagaAACCACCCATCTAAGGGACATCCTTGATGTAGGAGCAGCTGTCATCACCCCAAGGGCTCCAGGATGAACCCACCCCCTGTGGCTGCCGAGAGCTGTTCTGTCCCTCACACCCAGCCCTTGGGGCCAGCTGCAGGCTCCCAGAGCTTGGGGACAGGCACACTTACCCCCCCAGCACCTGGTGCCGACACACGGAGTAGCTGGCGGTCACCTCCGCTTGCCTGACGCTCACGATGCGGTGCTCGAAGGGAGCCGGAGGAGAGGGGCTGTCATCTGCAGGGGACACAGGCTGCTCTGACATGGCTGCACtcaccactgccctgctccaccTCTTCACACCGTGGATTTCACCCCACAGCCTGTGAGGGGCTTTCACTGCTAAATCCTTTGCACAGACAAGGAATGCAGTCCCAGAACTGAGATCAGCATCCCATCTCCTGAACCTCCACTCTGTTTTTTTAACCCACTGGACAACACCTTCAGGAGACCAACATCTTAGTTTATGCATTAACAGAAAGGGCCACCAGAAAATACTACCtgaaagtttgaaaaaaattacacttatCTTTTAATTGTTACGTGACAGCcagaaaaaccagcaaaaatacACAGCACTGAGGAGTGAGGACAGTGATTGATAAAATCATGGGGTTCCTCTTAGCAGCAAGAATTTTGCAGACAGTTTCCAAATTAAAGCTGCAATTATTAGCATTACAACTACTAAGTTTAGTCTGTTTGTGGTAAGCTAAATTAGTTAACTATGATCACTCAATGTCCAAGGTTTTCTAGGGTAAAGTTTCATTAAACCCATTTTTTATGTCCCCTTGAAAGCAATTTTAGAATTAATCTCCAGGTATCTCAAGCTGCAATTTAACATGTATTCAACTcatctccagcccctgctcagaaAGCCAGAGCAGTCAGGTCATCTGCCCATGTCTGTACAGTCTGGAACATACACACACACGTGCTGCCAGGAGAGAGCATTCCCTGAGACAAAGCAACCAAGTGTTCCCCCAGGAACCAAGAGATCCGTGGCCAACAACACAACAGGCCACAACAAGGAACATTTCCTGAAGTACTTTTTGTGCTCTGGATCTCTAGTCCATAGTTGCTGAAGTGTGCTTGGTTTGCACCCTCTATCTGAAGGAACAAATGCTTCatcaaaagaaaattgtttttttcaaaattctcatATTTCTCATCACACATACACTTcatgctattttattttaaatgaattttttccccaaaacacaCTTTAAAGGGAAAGTTACTATTAAAAGAATCTGTGAATTGTTATTCACATAGCCAAAGGTACCCAATGCAAAGAGCCCTTGAAGTGTAAGACATGGGTGTTCTATtgagcactgctcctgctcttgcTGTCTGTACAACAGGCAGGAATAGAACAAAATCCTCAATGTACAAGTTTCAACAGCAATTATGAGCAACTTACCAATGATTTCTCCTTGAGTGGGAAGAGCTCTGCCAACTGCCAGAGATTTGGTCTTCTCTGGTGCCTCTCCTGTACCCTGCTGAGCATCATGTCTGCTTCCCCCTGCAGTCTCAGATCCCCTCCTCTCAGACTTGGTATCTGCTggggatttttctgcttttgctgtttcttgATAGATTTTCACTTTTGCCCCTGCATCTTTCACAGGCTCCTTTGCAGAGGTATTCTTTGATGTTATGGGCTCacattttaattctgatttctcttcagctttttcACCTGGTTTGGGCTTGCTCAGggatggcttttgctttcctgtttgaGGTGCAAGTTCATTTTGCTTATTGTCCCCTTTAACTTCTGAATCTGGCTTGGAGCTGATGTTTTTAGCactctgttgctgttttaatttGTCAGGCTGCTGTTTGACTCCTTTCAAGTCTGCAGGTGTGGATTTCACTTTGGAACTTTTACCTCTGCTGTCACTTACATTTCCCTCCTTGGCCATCTCAATCTTTTCTTTCATGTCAGTCATATGTACACTGATGGATATCCTGCAGAGCAAACAGGAGACATTTGATATTGATGCAGGAGGCCAGCCTGGGTTTTGTAACTTTGTGGGgcaagaaaaatctgtttccaaACCCATACATTTCTATAGTATGGATAAAACCTAACTGTACCAATCCTGCTGGGAATGACCCAGGAACACCAAGGGGAGAGCACCAAAAATCATACTGGCTCTTTCTCTGTGTCCTCCTCTCTCTACATGTCTGCCCCTCTGCTGAACAAAATGTCTCACCCTGCAAAGAGTTAATCCCACATTTGAAAACTTACCCACTTTTTGCAATTATTACAGTTGGTCTAATAAAACACCACTCAGATACTGATTGCCTGCACAAATTACAGGCTGATTAGCTAAATGGCTGCCTGCTCACATGGCTCTACAAACCTGATGGTTTGTGTCCTCCTCCAGCTGGCTGACCTGCACACTCAGCCATCTGTGTTTGGGTCTTCTGATGGGATAGCATTCTTTCCACAGCTTTCTCttaaaaatctggttttgatAAACTCTTTCACTCCAGCAATACTATTTTCCTTGACATTTTAACTACTGGAAAAGTTTAatgattttttccctcttgtgtTGCCTAAAAAGAGTACAGGTTAGAACCAATTCTCTGTGCTCCTAAACTCCATCAAAGACATTTGAGTGATAATGTTTGAGTCAACTGTTACAGCTCCAACTGTATGACTGACATGAGCAGTCTGATTTTACCAAGGCTGAACTGAAACTTGTGAAGTTGTAAAGGAGATTTTATACAATGGCAAATGAAGCCAGCTTCTGATGTCTGGGAGAGAACAGACCTCATTTTCACAAAAGTAATTGCCTCTTCCACTGGAGCAACCTCATTACAAAAGATGTTCTAAAAGAAAATGGTTCTGCTTTCTTAAAACAAGAGTGTGAAATGTCTCATTTTCTGCACCTTTAAcaccctggtgctgctctggtgtgagctgggagagcagctgaaggcagctctgagcaaaCACTTCCTCTGCTATCTAGACAAGCCTGAGCTCAGTGGGACTCTCGGGCACTTCTCCAAGCAGGGGAACACAATGTCCCTCTGATGCCTCTGTGTGGGCTTACAAACTTCATTAGAAGCTGCATCCATTTTAGAGAGGTGTTTACCACCCTCATGTGACTTCCCACTCCAAACCATGACaatgctgggctgcagctgcccctggggtTTACTCCAGCTTCTGCCTTCCACTTACTTGCTGGCCTCCCTCATCCCCAAACCAATCCCTGGGGCTCAGACACCAAATTTGTACACAGGAACAATGGTGAAATTCCCCACCCAAAGTCATACATACATTTGTGGGTGTGTATGGATGAGAGTCTGTCACCCCCCCACACACATATAAAGCACTTTACAGCCACTCACACAGACAGAGAGGCATTGGGAGTTAAAATCTGCCACAGAAGTTCCATTTGTTCAGGTTTAGTTGGGAGGGGTCTTttggttgtggggttttgttggtttttgtcatgtgggtttttaaaattttaaataaaagggattaaaataaaatccctgaTAAATAATCCAAAGGAAAATGGACTATGAAACACCTGTATGAGGAAAATATTAGCCTGATAGAGATGAATAAATGAACAATCTTTAGGTGaccaaaacactgaaaacactgAGGAGAACAAACACAAATTCTTTGGTTTCGTCACACACTAATAAACATCTCAAATTCCTTTCACCCCCATGGCTATAGAAACCAAGGAgttgggagggagggagtggTTTGAGTGAGTGGTTTATAACTACCTGAGCTCCTCTGTGGTGGTTTCTGTGTCAGCACACAGAAGTGCTGCCACCTCAAACCCCTCTGTCCCacctgagccctgggctgcacagaaCTTTACTCAGGaccccctgagcctcctgccTTAACCCTTGTAGagtctctcctcctctcccaccacacaggagctgcctccTTTAATGGGCTggctttccttttctcccttgtAAGCCATGGAAAGGTTCCAGGTCCCCCAGAAAGCCACCACCAAGGCCATTACCTGGTGTGAGTCACTTCACAGCCCGTGTCAGATATGGCCCTGGATGTGGAGGGCGCAGCCTCCCGGGACACCGCGCCCGCCgctgcagctttgctttcatTCTTGCCAGGCTTCTGCTGAACGAGCTGCCTGTGGCActcagcagggcctggggctcTGTCCCCCTTCTGGGCTTCAGCAGGAGCATTTTGGTTGCCTGCACGATCTTGATGTATGAAGGGAAGACCATTGTGTTGATTCACAGCTTTGACATCGATGTCCTtttgctgtgcacagctctTAGAGCTCTGTGTTTTGCCAGCACCTTCTGccccttgctgctgggctgtcctgtCTTTAAGCTGGGGTTTGGAGTCAGCTTTGTGGGCTACAGCACTGGAAGTGTTCACCTTCTCACATGCTCCCTTGTTTTCATCCAGCTTTTTCACGCTTTTTGTCTCTGAATAAAACAATCCATTAATAAACTATCCTTGGCAATAGTCATGGCAAAACAGAGGAGGAATAAAGCAACACACCTCTCAAAATAACCTACAGAGTTACACTTGAAAAGATAGCAAGAATCCCCCAGAAGGTTTAAAATCCTTACATCATCAGGCTGGAGATATTACTCATGCTCATGGCTTAAACCCAGAGATTCACCTGCTGGACTTGGATTccttaaagcaaaaaaaacaaaaccaaaaacctgcAAGGCTCAAGTTCATTGTATCTAAAATCTGAAATCACTTTGTGGGCAAATATAACAGGTAGTTTAAGGCACTGCAGATCCTGCAGGACCCAATACATCCTTCTCCCCAGTTAGGGGGGTAGGGACATACCCAGCAGGACTCCAAGGGACACTGAGGCATGAGACAGCACCCAACTTGCAGTTAGCACAAAAGGATTAAAAGGTTCTCCATCACCTTCCCATGACAAAGGCTGTGGTTATTAACATTCAGCATGCCCAGATCACCAGCAACCTAGGTTTGCTCACAATTCTCTGTAGCTTTTGGGTCAGAATTGTGAccatttgctttgtttttgtcaCTTCCAAAGCCATGAAGCTAAAAAGGGGACTGCCCATAAGGCAAAGGATTCACTGACAATTTGTGAAGACAGCAGCATGACAGGGCCTGCTCAACATCACCTTcacccctgctgcagctccacaggcactGACAGTGGATgcaacagggcagtgccctgACAGATGCACCCTAAATAGGAATCTGGCCCTGACACACCAGTGAAACTTGCTGATCAAAAAAAGATATTCCAGTGTCAACACATCCCTTTTTCAgagagggggaagagggagggCTGCTTCAGAGGTATTAATGGAAAAGAACTTATTGGGTTTGCTATGTGATAGGGCCACTATCTTCACAGTACCTCCAAACAAGCTCTGCTCTCTGAATTCAGCTCACTGAAACCCAACTCAAAAAGCCCCAGCTCTTCAGCTAAACAAAAGTGCTCCTTTTAATCTTCTAGCTTTTTGTAGTGCTTGATCCTGGGGACAAATCATCatgtgaaggtggtgagaaCAATTCTATTCTCCCAGTACTGAGGGGCAAAGTTACTCAGTTACATCTGAGTAATTCAGGTAGTGGGAAATAGCAGGCTATTAATTTCCAGTTTGTCTGCTGCACATTCTAGAGCCTGCAGCATGCCTGGAGTGATACATACCTTCCAGAGGCTTCTTGCTTTCAGTCTGGGTTCCTCTGTTACTAAGCACATGCTTAGGTTTTGCACCACTCTCCTCAGACTTATCTTTGGCCTAAAAATGACAGGGGAACACAGAAATTACAGTTACAGCCAAGAGTGTCTATTTCCCACTAGGTTCCTGCAGCTATGTAGGCATTCAGAGTCTGTGAAATGGACAGTTACACCTCTTCTGAATTATTAGTCAGTGCTCTGTTTACTTCTTTCCTCCAGTCTCACCCTGCCTTTGCAGGCAGGCATCCTTTTAAAACAACATAACAGATTAATAAATTAGCTCACTGCTTTCCAACATTTTCACTGTCAAGGTTTTTGCCTCCTGTCATCTCTACTCACATTGATTAAAAAGTATGACATGTGAAACATGAAacagtagaaaaagaaatgatgctgtatttctgttgctttttggCTGGTGACAGAATGAAAAGTAATGTTTCTGAATATATTTGTCAAAACATATTTGTCTCAAGGTACctaaaaattcattatttgaCCTGATAAGAGGTGGTACCAAAAAAGAACCTCAAGTTTTAGATCAACGCTTGTGTATGCACTTGACATTTCACATGTCACCTTTAGAATTATTAAAAACAGAAGCAGATTTTTATCTTTAAGCAGTGTTTTCCCCCCAATTAATTTGAGAGGAGGGATATTTTCTAACAAGACTACTAAAGACCTCACACAGCAATACATGTGAAATCAAATTACAGCTGACTTCTGTGTAGCAAAAAGCATTACACAAAATTAGGGAAAGGCATAATATTTCCTGTGGTTGGCATACAGTTAAAAATCTAGTGATGATCGAGCCTCCTATCCTGATTTGTTCAAGCAAATAAGCAACACAAAGTATTTCTGCAGGTAACTGATTACAGCTGCACATCAGCCCTTCACCTGTTAGTAAAAGCAGTTAAGGATTTCATGCACCAATCCTACAGACTGAACAGAGTCTCCCCACCTCCCattccaaaaaaccccaaacacccaaAGAgcaaaagtaggaaaaaaatcattaccCTTTTTATTACAGCTCTAAGCAAACCTGCAACAATGACCAGGGTGAACATTATTCTGGCACAACCCTACATGCAAAGAAAGCCTTGGGTAAGTGACAGTTTAATGCTGGTGcgtttttttctggtttttaagtAAGAAGTTAGAGGTTTGGAACTTAGGAAGCTCAATTCATAGTCTTTGTTGACTCCAAGCCCACAAAACTTCTTCCATAAGCATTCCCAAGGCATGCCTGGAATGCTGTCACAAACAGCTTCACCCAGAAATGCAAACAGGACctcccccctcccagcccagcccgtgataagcagagccctgggacaAACAGCAAAGGCTGGAAAACAGGAATAAGCAGGCAGCAAGTTCTTTTTCTGTGCTCCCCCTGCAACTGTGCAGCTCTTTGGAcatgtctgtgctgctgtcacagaaCAGGCTGCAAAATCCAGACCCAAGTTAGCACATGGCTCAGCACAAGGTAATTTGTTCACCTGTGCTCTCTGCACGTTTCCCCGCCAGGTCACGTTCACACACAGCCTCACTAACTCAAGATAGTTCAGATATCACTCAGTAGTCTATGATCAAAGGATGGACTTAAGGTTTAATAACTGACCTCATGCTCCAATTTCAAAAAGTGTTCATGACCAGAAACAAAGGAGGACAATGATGGTCACACTGGGGTTTGCCATAAAGGTGCTCGCCCACTACACCCTGACTGCTCTCCAGCCAAGGCACAGGTTGGAGCCTGGGACACTGACCTCCACCCCCTCCCAGTGCACCAGGTTGTCACCAGCAGGTCATTCCACCTCAATCTGCACCTGCCTATCCACAAAATCAAGCAAAGGACAGTATCTGTCTCCAGGCATTTTGCAGTGACTGTAATAACACAGCTTTACCCAAAACACATCAGACTTTCCCATGTCTCCAAAAACCTGTAGAACTGAAGCTAGAACAACTGAAACTGAGCTTTATCTCTATCCAGATTTAAGGTTGATAACTAATGCATGATTTATTGTTCTCAACACTAATGGAAGCACTTTATAAATTCTCCTGTCTCCTAACAGGCCAGCTCACTTGTCAGCCTCTGGCACTTAAAAAGGGAGACCAGGAGAGCACTGAAAGCTTGGAAAGTTACATTGTCATCAAACACTGCCCTGTTCTTCTAATGGGTTAGATGTACCTCCCCATCAAAGGATTTTACAGCTTTggtgaaaaatatttgcattagaTATCAATGGACATTGTCATTTGAGCTAAATTCTCCTGACTGTAATCACATCTCCACACACATGCAGATCTGGAATGAATAAACATATTCCAGCCATTGCAGTTTTCCTCTCTTCCATTCCCATGGTGGGGTAGAAGCCACAGTGAAAACTGGAAGATCCCATTACCTAGAACTAATTCCACATGCCTGTAACTGTTAAAAAACAAGGCTGATCTATTTTCAAACACCATATCAGCTAAGTACTGCTCTTGCCTGTTCCTCACTCACTGTCCTCAGTAATTAAGAAATGCTTGGGAACTGATGTCTGGGAACTTGCAAACACAAGAACTACTTGATTGCAGGAGTGAATGCTGTCAATGGAGGTGATGAAGTCACAGCTGCATCACAAAAATGTAGCTAAAGACAACTAAGATGTCAAAGGATGTGTAAATCTGCTTAGTAACATGACCATAAACCAGCACAGGTCTCAGGAACTGCTGCTGTGTTCAGAATTTGTGAATGAACAAGGAAGTAGAAGcttccctcaaaaaaacccaaaagcttcTAGTATGTTACTCATACTTTTCACTGGGACCTCAATTCAGTCACTGATTTGGGTGACATTGCTGAGCTTTCAGCACTGGTAGAAGctgaattttcctttccagtaGCAATCTCCTCCTCATAGCCcttccagggctgcccagcaccCTTCAGGAACCTCAGACACTGTTTTGAGCTTACTCCCTGCCTTAAGAGCCTTGCAATTCAAAGGTCCCAGCAGTAACCTGTGCCAGcaatacagaaaggaaaacttgAATTAAATATCATGCAAGAGATTGACA
It contains:
- the MYLK3 gene encoding LOW QUALITY PROTEIN: myosin light chain kinase 3 (The sequence of the model RefSeq protein was modified relative to this genomic sequence to represent the inferred CDS: deleted 1 base in 1 codon); the encoded protein is MLKGCARIMFTLVIVAGLLRAVIKRAKDKSEESGAKPKHVLSNRGTQTESKKPLEETKSVKKLDENKGACEKVNTSSAVAHKADSKPQLKDRTAQQQGAEGAGKTQSSKSCAQQKDIDVKAVNQHNGLPFIHQDRAGNQNAPAEAQKGDRAPGPAECHRQLVQQKPGKNESKAAAAGAVSREAAPSTSRAISDTGCEVTHTRISISVHMTDMKEKIEMAKEGNVSDSRGKSSKVKSTPADLKGVKQQPDKLKQQQSAKNISSKPDSEVKGDNKQNELAPQTGKQKPSLSKPKPGEKAEEKSELKCEPITSKNTSAKEPVKDAGAKVKIYQETAKAEKSPADTKSERRGSETAGGSRHDAQQGTGEAPEKTKSLAVGRALPTQGEIIDDSPSPPAPFEHRIVSVRQAEVTASYSVCRHQVLGGGRFGQVHKCTEISTGLNLAAKIIKVKGAKEKEEVKNEINIMNQLNHVNLIQLYDAFEAKNNITLIMEYLDGGELFDRITDENYHLTELDAILFTKQICEGVHYLHQHYILHLDLKPENILCVNHTGNQIKIIDFGLARRYKPCEKLKVNFGTPEFLAPEVVNYDFVSFPTDMWSVGVITYMLLSGLSPFLGETDAETMNYVVNCSWDFDAEAFEQLSEDAKDFISRLLVKEKSCRMSATQCLKHQWLSDLPAKAQQCKLRLKSQLLLQSYMTHRKWKKHFYVVAAANRLKRFQSMSVKLA